Proteins encoded by one window of Salvia splendens isolate huo1 chromosome 14, SspV2, whole genome shotgun sequence:
- the LOC121765864 gene encoding 3-hydroxy-3-methylglutaryl coenzyme A reductase 1-like has translation MVKCQRINRILPLHYKETNSRHHRCSAPSHFLLSLSMDVRRRPPRPSQPQSDLHQTSSPKASDALPLPLYLTNGIFFTLFFSVAYFLLHRWRDKIRNSTPLHVLSLSELFGLVCLIASFIYLLGFFGIDFVQSFISKPETDEDHQRFILHEDRKIHCGLLPQDDEEIVERVVSGEIPSYSLESKLGDCLRAAKIRREAVQRLAGRGVEGLPLEGFDYDSILGQCCEMPVGYVQLPVGIAGPLLLNRCDYSVPMATTEGCLVASTNRGCKAIYASGGATCVLLRDAMTRAPVVRFSSAKRATDLKFFLEDPLNFDTLSVVFNKSSRFARLQSIQCAIAGKNLYIRFSCSTGDAMGMNMVSKGVQNVLDFLQNDFPDMDVIGISGNYCSDKKPSAVNWIEGRGKSVVCEAVITGDVVSKVLKTTVPSIVELNMLKNLTGSAIAGALGGFNAHAANIVSAIFIATGQDPAQNIESSHCITMMEAINDGRDLHISVTMPSIEVGTVGGGTQLASQSACLNLLGVKGANKESPGSNARLLATIVAGAVLAGELSLMSAISAGQLVKSHMKYNRSSRDITKIGS, from the exons atggTGAAGTGCCAGCGCATAAACAGAATACTCCCTCTCCACTATAAAGAAACCAACTCCCGACACCATCGCTGCTCCGCCCCTTCTCACTTCCTGCTCTCTCTCTCGATGGATGTCCGCCGGAGGCCTCCCCGGCCTTCCCAGCCACAATCCGATCTCCACCAAACCTCATCCCCTAAAGCCTCCGATGCTCTGCCATTACCGCTCTACCTCACTAACGGCATTTTCTTCACGCTTTTCTTCTCCGTCGCCTACTTCCTTCTCCACCGCTGGCGCGATAAGATCCGCAATTCCACGCCGCTCCACGTACTGTCGCTCTCCGAGCTCTTCGGACTTGTCTGCCTAATCGCCTCATTTATCTACCTTCTAGGGTTTTTCGGGATCGATTTCGTGCAGTCCTTCATCTCCAAACCGGAGACCGACGAGGACCACCAGAGGTTTATCCTCCACGAAGATCGGAAGATCCACTGCGGATTGCTTCCCCAGGACGATGAGGAAATCGTTGAACGCGTCGTGTCCGGGGAAATCCCCTCCTATTCGCTGGAATCGAAGCTAGGGGACTGCCTTAGGGCAGCGAAGATACGGCGGGAAGCAGTGCAGAGGCTGGCGGGGAGAGGTGTGGAAGGCCTGCCTTTGGAGGGGTTTGATTACGACTCGATTTTGGGGCAATGCTGCGAGATGCCGGTGGGGTATGTGCAGCTTCCCGTGGGGATTGCGGGGCCGCTGCTGCTCAATAGATGTGACTACTCGGTGCCTATGGCCACCACCGAAGGCTGCCTCGTTGCCAGCACCAACAGGGGTTGCAAGGCAATCTATGCCTCCGGAGGTGCAACCTGCGTCCTGCTGCGAGACGCCATGACAAGAGCTCCGGTTGTCAGGTTTTCTTCCGCCAAGAGGGCCACTGACCTCAAGTTCTTCCTCGAAGACCCTCTCAATTTTGATACGCTGTCGGTCGTTTTCAATAA GTCGAGTAGATTTGCTAGACTCCAAAGTATTCAATGTGCAATTGCTGGGAAGAATCTATACATAAGATTCAGTTGCAGCACGGGCGATGCCATGGGAATGAACATGGTTTCGAAAGGTGTTCAAAATGTTTTGGACTTCCTTCAGAATGATTTCCCAGATATGGATGTCATTGGTATTTCTG GAAATTATTGTTCTGACAAAAAACCATCTGCGGTGAATTGGATTGAAGGGCGTGGAAAATCAGTTGTATGTGAGGCTGTGATCACCGGTGATGTGGTGTCAAAGGTACTGAAAACAACTGTACCCTCCATCGTGGAGCTTAACATGCTCAAGAACCTTACTGGCTCTGCTATTGCTGGCGCTCTTGGTGGCTTCAATGCACATGCTGCGAACATCGTCTCTGCAATATTTATAGCCACTGGGCAGGATCCGGCTCAAAACATTGAAAGTTCCCACTGCATTACTATGATGGAGGCTATTAATGATGGCAGGGATCTTCATATTTCAGTGACAATGCCATCGATTGAG GTGGGAACTGTCGGGGGAGGAACTCAACTTGCATCACAATCTGCTTGCCTAAACCTCCTTGGTGTAAAGGGCGCAAACAAAGAGTCTCCTGGATCCAATGCTCGGCTCCTGGCCACCATTGTCGCTGGTGCTGTCTTGGCAGGAGAGCTCTCACTAATGTCTGCAATTTCAGCTGGTCAGCTCGTTAAGAGCCACATGAAATACAATCGATCAAGCAGGGACATCACGAAGATTGGCTCCTGA